The following are from one region of the Etheostoma spectabile isolate EspeVRDwgs_2016 chromosome 15, UIUC_Espe_1.0, whole genome shotgun sequence genome:
- the pglyrp6 gene encoding peptidoglycan recognition protein 6 isoform X2 — translation METDGWKRTAALVVVVVLVGTCAEALFSRHMDDFIEAVKQVEYGSPGSDPVAVVRTLRRAAGLDDAFIRHFLGDADSAHLEMKVNANLFAYIREVVPHRVSEGSQEEGVVLTPDGTTVALAPLLLGIEAGFLPKSAGRLRTLYQLTLGKDLERSAGAQQLGPDGCWDNVTSPRVFTLLDRPSLLTTARVNGAVDGVLLGKEVSTKPRRPMKISGLLAEYYSRPLGSEGLDAAPPVVSRRRRENFKRLLVDPQVLERQLVKSVELQRRLRGRPKMDVKKKKQLTALVKERMEEFVHEYLDCPPIIPRCMWGAEPYRGTPTNLSLPLSFMYVHHTHTPSQPCLTFQQCSADMRSMQRFHQDDRGWDDIGYSFVAGSDGSVYEGRGWVWRGAHTLGHNSIGYGVSFIGDYASTLPSQHAMGLVRDRLASCAVGGGRLVANFTLQGHRQVVDTSCPGDALYNEIRGWGHYGEAKK, via the exons ATGGAAACGGACGGCTGGAAACGGACGGCGGCTCTGGTTGTGGTCGTGGTGTTGGTCGGCACGTGTGCAGAAG CTTTATTTTCCAGACACATGGATGACTTCATCGAGGCGGTGAAGCAGGTGGAGTACGGGTCGCCGGGATCGGACCCGGTAGCCGTGGTGAGGACGCTCCGCCGGGCGGCCGGCCTCGACGACGCGTTCATTCGGCATTTCCTCGGCGACGCCGATTCCGCCCATCTTGAAATGAAGGTGAATGCGAACCTCTTTGCTTACATCCGCGAGGTCGTGCCTCACCGGGTCTCTGAAGGCTCTCAAGAGGAAGGCGTGGTTCTGACTCCGGACGGCACCACCGTCGCCCTGGCGCCGCTCCTCCTGGGCATCGAGGCGGGCTTTCTCCCCAAATCCGCGGGCCGCCTGCGCACCCTGTACCAGCTCACTCTGGGCAAAGATCTGGAAAGATCTGCCGGCGCCCAGCAACTGGGACCGGACGGCTGCTGGGACAACGTCACGTCTCCGCGGGTCTTCACCCTCCTGGACCGCCCGTCCCTTCTCACCACGGCTCGGGTCAACGGCGCCGTGGACGGCGTTCTTCTGGGCAAGGAGGTCTCCACCAAACCCCGACGTCCCATGAAGATCAGCGGCCTGCTGGCAGAGTACTACAGCCGCCCGCTGGGGAGCGAGGGACTGGACGCCGCCCCCCCAGTCGTCAGCAGGCGTCGCAGGGAGAACTTCAAGCGGCTGCTGGTGGACCCTCAGGTGCTGGAGAGACAGCTGGTGAAGTCGGTGGAGCTGCAGCGGAGACTGAGGGGACGCCCGAAGATGGacgtgaagaagaagaagcagctgACGGCTTTGGTGAAAGAGAGAATGGAAGAGTTTGTCCACGAGTACCTGG ATTGCCCCCCCATCATCCCTCGCTGTATGTGGGGTGCGGAGCCGTACAGAGGGACCCCCACCAACctgtccctccctctgtccttcaTGTACgtccaccacacccacacccccagccAGCCCTGTCTCACCTTCCAGCAGTGCTCCGCAGAC ATGCGCTCCATGCAGCGCTTCCACCAGGACGACAGGGGCTGGGACGACATCGGATACAG CTTCGTCGCCGGCTCTGATGGGTCCGTCTACGAGGGCCGAGGCTGGGTCTGGCGGGGCGCCCACACCCTGGGGCACAACTCCATCGGCTACGGGGTTTCCTTCATCGGGGACTACGCCTCCACTCTGCCTTCCCAGCATGCCATGGGGCTGGTGAGGGACCGGCTGGCGTCCTGCGCTGTGGGGGGCGGGCGGCTGGTGGCCAACTTCACCCTGCAGGGGCACCGACAGGTGGTGGACACTTCCTGTCCCGGGGACGCCCTCTACAACGAGATCAGGGGCTGGGGACACTACGGG GAGgcaaagaaatga
- the pglyrp6 gene encoding peptidoglycan recognition protein 6 isoform X1, with the protein METDGWKRTAALVVVVVLVGTCAEALFSRHMDDFIEAVKQVEYGSPGSDPVAVVRTLRRAAGLDDAFIRHFLGDADSAHLEMKVNANLFAYIREVVPHRVSEGSQEEGVVLTPDGTTVALAPLLLGIEAGFLPKSAGRLRTLYQLTLGKDLERSAGAQQLGPDGCWDNVTSPRVFTLLDRPSLLTTARVNGAVDGVLLGKEVSTKPRRPMKISGLLAEYYSRPLGSEGLDAAPPVVSRRRRENFKRLLVDPQVLERQLVKSVELQRRLRGRPKMDVKKKKQLTALVKERMEEFVHEYLDCPPIIPRCMWGAEPYRGTPTNLSLPLSFMYVHHTHTPSQPCLTFQQCSADMRSMQRFHQDDRGWDDIGYSFVAGSDGSVYEGRGWVWRGAHTLGHNSIGYGVSFIGDYASTLPSQHAMGLVRDRLASCAVGGGRLVANFTLQGHRQVVDTSCPGDALYNEIRGWGHYGEAKK; encoded by the exons ATGGAAACGGACGGCTGGAAACGGACGGCGGCTCTGGTTGTGGTCGTGGTGTTGGTCGGCACGTGTGCAGAAG CTTTATTTTCCAGACACATGGATGACTTCATCGAGGCGGTGAAGCAGGTGGAGTACGGGTCGCCGGGATCGGACCCGGTAGCCGTGGTGAGGACGCTCCGCCGGGCGGCCGGCCTCGACGACGCGTTCATTCGGCATTTCCTCGGCGACGCCGATTCCGCCCATCTTGAAATGAAGGTGAATGCGAACCTCTTTGCTTACATCCGCGAGGTCGTGCCTCACCGGGTCTCTGAAGGCTCTCAAGAGGAAGGCGTGGTTCTGACTCCGGACGGCACCACCGTCGCCCTGGCGCCGCTCCTCCTGGGCATCGAGGCGGGCTTTCTCCCCAAATCCGCGGGCCGCCTGCGCACCCTGTACCAGCTCACTCTGGGCAAAGATCTGGAAAGATCTGCCGGCGCCCAGCAACTGGGACCGGACGGCTGCTGGGACAACGTCACGTCTCCGCGGGTCTTCACCCTCCTGGACCGCCCGTCCCTTCTCACCACGGCTCGGGTCAACGGCGCCGTGGACGGCGTTCTTCTGGGCAAGGAGGTCTCCACCAAACCCCGACGTCCCATGAAGATCAGCGGCCTGCTGGCAGAGTACTACAGCCGCCCGCTGGGGAGCGAGGGACTGGACGCCGCCCCCCCAGTCGTCAGCAGGCGTCGCAGGGAGAACTTCAAGCGGCTGCTGGTGGACCCTCAGGTGCTGGAGAGACAGCTGGTGAAGTCGGTGGAGCTGCAGCGGAGACTGAGGGGACGCCCGAAGATGGacgtgaagaagaagaagcagctgACGGCTTTGGTGAAAGAGAGAATGGAAGAGTTTGTCCACGAGTACCTGG ATTGCCCCCCCATCATCCCTCGCTGTATGTGGGGTGCGGAGCCGTACAGAGGGACCCCCACCAACctgtccctccctctgtccttcaTGTACgtccaccacacccacacccccagccAGCCCTGTCTCACCTTCCAGCAGTGCTCCGCAGACATGCGCTCCATGCAGCGCTTCCACCAGGACGACAGGGGCTGGGACGACATCGGGTACAG CTTCGTCGCCGGCTCTGATGGGTCCGTCTACGAGGGCCGAGGCTGGGTCTGGCGGGGCGCCCACACCCTGGGGCACAACTCCATCGGCTACGGGGTTTCCTTCATCGGGGACTACGCCTCCACTCTGCCTTCCCAGCATGCCATGGGGCTGGTGAGGGACCGGCTGGCGTCCTGCGCTGTGGGGGGCGGGCGGCTGGTGGCCAACTTCACCCTGCAGGGGCACCGACAGGTGGTGGACACTTCCTGTCCCGGGGACGCCCTCTACAACGAGATCAGGGGCTGGGGACACTACGGG GAGgcaaagaaatga
- the trappc5 gene encoding trafficking protein particle complex subunit 5: protein MDTRFTRGKSNILERPLTRPKTEVSVSAFALLFSEMVQYCQSRVYSVSELQTRLADMGQSVGASMLDVLVLREKNGKRETKVLNMLLFIKVNVWKSLFGKEADKLEQANDDDKTYYIIEKEPLINAYISVPKENSSLNCAAFTGGVVEAVLTHSGFPAKVTAHWHKGTTLMIKFNESVIARDKALDGR from the exons ATGGACACACGCTTCACTCGAGGGAAGTCCAACATCTTGGAGCGACCCCTGACCCGACCCAAGACCGAGGTCAGCGTGAGCGCCTTCGCCCTCCTGTTCTCCGAGATGGTCCAGTACTGCCAGAGCCGCGTGTACTCGGTGTCGGAGCTGCAGACCCGCCTGGCGGACATGGGCCAGAGCGTGGGCGCCAGCATGCTGGACGTGCTGGTGCTGAGAGAGAAGAACGGCAAGCGGGAGACCAAGGTGCTGAACATGCTGCTCTTCATCAAG gttaacgTGTGGAAGTCTCTGTTCGGGAAGGAGGCGGACAAGCTGGAGCAGGCCAACGACGACGACAAGACGTACTACATCATCGAGAAGGAGCCGCTGATCAACGCGTACATCTCGGTGCCGAAGGAGAACAGCAGCCTGAACTGCGCCGCCTTCACCGGCGGCGTCGTGGAGGCCGTCCTCACGCACAGCGGCTTCCCCGCCAAGGTCACCGCCCACTGGCACAAGGGCACCACGCTCATGATCAAGTTCAACGAGTCGGTCATCGCCCGGGACAAGGCGTTGGACGGCAGATAG